One Manihot esculenta cultivar AM560-2 chromosome 18, M.esculenta_v8, whole genome shotgun sequence genomic window carries:
- the LOC110606209 gene encoding B3 domain-containing protein At2g33720, with the protein MEKQHLKSYDYFYVSSAQKPMKDQLLAADQFDKKRNHRQIIDNQENSHVSTELTLSCWFPNMIKKPRTTRISSSFSLHISIVDSTPAGKKEVSTQLKLFDETWVADHDASATRKEPDGVSKESSELKPLARDTANQIIYSPEEERKMRLKHPVWTKLVLYDPWKIKKRLTGSDLGNLCRLLVASALVKDHILPFMSSETLEKIRGEGAEFCFWDFDTKTELNVALKYWHTSKSYIFNKGWLNNFVKRRNLVEGDLIGIYWDSREKIFNFSVLERAYQVYP; encoded by the coding sequence ATGGAGAAACAACACCTCAAGTCCTATGATTATTTCTATGTTTCCAGTGCTCAAAAACCCATGAAAGATCAACTTCTCGCAGCCGACCAATTTGACAAGAAGCGGAATCACCGTCAAATCATCGACAATCAAGAAAACAGCCATGTTTCCACCGAGTTAACCCTTTCTTGCTGGTTTCCAAACATGATCAAGAAACCTAGAACCACCCGAATCAGTTCATCATTCTCCCTTCACATTTCTATCGTTGATTCAACTCCCGCAGGGAAGAAGGAGGTTTCCACTCAACTAAAACTGTTTGATGAAACTTGGGTCGCTGATCATGATGCCTCTGCAACAAGAAAGGAGCCTGATGGAGTATCCAAAGAGTCCTCAGAATTGAAACCGTTGGCTCGAGATACTGCAAATCAGATAATTTACAGTCCTGAAGAGGAGAGAAAGATGAGGCTGAAGCATCCTGTTTGGACCAAACTGGTGCTTTATGATCCATGGAAGATTAAGAAGAGGCTAACCGGTAGTGATCTTGGTAATCTTTGCAGACTGTTGGTGGCATCAGCTTTAGTCAAGGATCATATTTTGCCATTTATGAGCAGTGAAACTCTTGAGAAGATCAGAGGAGAAGGTGCTGAATTTTGCTTCTGGGATTTTGATACAAAGACAGAGTTGAATGTGGCTTTGAAGTACTGGCATACATCAAAGAGTTACATCTTCAACAAAGGGTGGCTGAATAATTTCGTGAAGAGAAGGAATTTAGTTGAAGGAGATCTTATTGGGATTTATTGGGATTCAAGAGAGAAAATATTCAACTTTTCTGTACTTGAGAGAGCTTATCAGGTCTATCCCTGA
- the LOC110608315 gene encoding putative B3 domain-containing protein At1g78640, with protein MKDQLFAANQSDKKRNHRYIIDVQENNAVSTELTLHCGFPSMIKKPRPTPISSSSFLHSSIVVSTRKEPDGVSKESSELKTLARDTANERIYSPEEERKMRLKHPVWTKLVHYDPWKIKKRLTGSDLGNHCRLLVASALVKNHIFPFMGSEIVEKIRGEGAEFCFWDCDTNTGLNLVLKYWHTSKSYIFNKGWQNNFVKRRHLVEGDLIGIYWDFTKKIFNFAVLERACEVYP; from the exons ATGAAAGATCAACTTTTCGCAGCCAACCAATCTGACAAGAAGCGGAATCACCGTTACATCATCGATGTTCAAGAAAACAACGCTGTTTCCACCGAGTTAACCCTTCATTGCGGGTTTCCAAGCATGATCAAGAAACCTAGACCCACCCCAATCAGTTCATCATCCTTCCTTCACAGTTCTATCGTTGTTTCAACTCG AAAGGAACCTGATGGAGTATCCAAAGAGTCCTCAGAGTTGAAAACGTTGGCTCGAGATACGGCAAACGAGAGGATTTACAGTCCTGAAGAGGAGAGAAAGATGAGGCTGAAGCATCCTGTTTGGACCAAACTGGTGCATTATGATCCATGGAAGATTAAGAAGAGGCTAACTGGTAGTGATCTTGGTAATCATTGCAGACTGTTGGTGGCATCAGCTTTAGTCAAGAATCATATTTTTCCATTTATGGGCAGTGAAATTGTTGAGAAGATCAGGGGAGAAGGTGCTGAATTTTGCTTCTGGGATTGTGATACAAACACCGGGCTGAATCTGGTTTTAAAGTATTGGCATACATCAAAGAGTTACATCTTCAACAAAGGGTGGCAGAATAATTTTGTGAAAAGAAGACACTTGGTTGAAGGAGATTTGATTGGGATTTATTGGGATTTTACAAAGAAAATATTCAATTTTGCTGTGCTTGAGAGAGCTTGTGAAGTCTATCCATGA